A genomic window from Scomber scombrus chromosome 18, fScoSco1.1, whole genome shotgun sequence includes:
- the LOC134000165 gene encoding suppressor of cytokine signaling 7-like: protein MNEEPSPDFVLMRLVSAAEYDRLEEPEDRLSGGFGPVKASPGLGSASPHYSSPLPGKGELDGGLLLPEAPLEPRPPPPQHGPGPGGPGSKAQLMVLQNLLRSGDRILECGLEPPPPGERPGPDPGPGSTTDGPGPGGGKDQNPHCAPPEETLQLSQWHPVLRAQNYPGVPESETGSVLCHRHRVTDRVLTDRVAQWPPALLDQALRLGLLEPRKNRLAGGEDPVLALARKLGQLGEGGGGEDLLPPLPHCSCHSVLASRTGGEDASETSDALLVLEGLGSEEVGGLGDRGGHEKGDRGGGGGSCGGAGTLSGLMRQVHRLAEEAGVCTDQSCRSSLAVLGDSVSPPPTSSSPPPPVLLPPHAPPQHQSRSQPQSRATTPKLGVASGGRCASPLVVLEGQGGGEKTPRGKSRKGGSLKVRLSKLFRTKSSSGGPGGGLDKRPSLSSSTSSGGSLLDVWGSSCSNTEPDSARLQVSRPHSAFSPVPFTPAFTDDFGGPPQQQGPFLERSVGASMQSLPPRPLALPPSLSTIQHSLSLNDTFLRGLPRPIPLRPDGQHLPPRLVPRCPLSLPDANSFATSLRELEKCGWYWGPMNWEDAEMKLKGKPDGSFLVRDSSDPRYILSLSFRSQGVTHHTRMEHYRGTFSLWCHPKFEDRCHSVVEFIERAIMHSKNGKFLYFLRSRVPGLPPTPVQLLYPVSRFSSVKSLQHLCRFCIRQLVRIDHIQELPLPTPLIAYLRKFYYYDPEEEISPVLKERGATRGSEPSSQPGVGSQT, encoded by the exons ATGAATGAGGAACCGTCTCCGGACTTCGTGCTGATGCGGCTCGTGTCAGCGGCGGAGTATGACCGGCTGGAGGAACCGGAGGACCGGCTGAGCGGAGGCTTCGGGCCGGTGAAGGCCTCTCCGGGCCTCGGCTCGGCCTCCCCGCACTACAGCTCCCCGCTGCCCGGGAAGGGAGAGCTGGACGGCGGGCTGCTGCTGCCGGAGGCCCCGCTGGAGCCGCGGCCGCCCCCCCCGCAGCACGGCCCCGGTCCGGGGGGGCCCGGGTCCAAAGCCCAGCTGATGGTGCTTCAGAACTTGCTGCGATCCGGAGACCGGATCCTGGAGTGTGGGCTGGAGCCGCCCCCCCCAGGGGAGAGACCAGGACCGGATCCCGGTCCCGGTAGCACAACAGACGGTCCTGGACCGGGAGGGGGGAAGGACCAGAACCCTCACTGTGCCCCCCCAGAGGAGACCCTGCAGCTGTCCCAGTGGCACCCGGTCCTAAGAGCCCAGAACTATCCGGGCGTCCCAGAATCTGAGACTGGGTCGGTCCTGTGCCACCGACACCGGGTCACAGACCGGGTCCTCACAGACCGGGTGGCCCAGTGGCCCCCCGCCCTGCTGGACCAGGCCCTGCGTCTGGGTCTGCTGGAGCCCCGTAAGAACCGCCTGGCCGGGGGGGAGGACCCGGTCCTGGCTCTGGCCCGGAAGCTGGGCCAGCTGGgagaggggggcgggggggaggACCTgctgccccccctccctcactGCTCCTGTCACAGCGTCCTGGCCTCGAGGACGGGGGGCGAGGACGCCAGCGAGACCAGCGACGCCCTGCTGGTCCTGGAGGGGTTGGGGTctgaggaggtgggggggctgGGGGATAGGGGGGGCCATGagaaaggggacagggggggcggaggggggtcctgtgggggggcAGGGACTCTGAGCGGTCTGATGCGGCAGGTCCACAGACTGGCGGAGGAGGCGGGGGTCTGCACGGACCAGAGCTGCCGGTCCTCGCTGGCCGTCCTGGGCGACTCCgtgtccccccccccaaccaGCAGCAGCCCCCCTCCCCCGGTCCTCCTCCCCCCCCACGCCCCCCCGCAGCACCAGTCCCGGTCCCAGCCGCAGAGCCGAGCCACCACCCCCAAACTCGGCGTGGCCTCGGGGGGGCGGTGCGCCTCGCCCCTGGTGGTCCTGGAGGggcaaggggggggggagaagacGCCGCGGGGCAAGTCCAGGAAGGGGGGGTCCCTGAAGGTCCGACTCAGCAAGCTGTTCAGAACCAAGAGCTCCAGCGGGGGTCCGGGGGGGGGTCTGGACAAGCGGCCGTCGCTGAGCTCGTCCACCTCGTCTGGGGGAAGCCTGCTGGACGTGTGGGGGTCGAGCTGCAGCAACACGGAGCCCGACAGCGCCAG GCTGCAGGTATCCAGACCTCACAGTGCCTTCTCTCCGGTGCCGTTCACTCCTGCTTTCACCG ATGATTTCGGTGGTCCTCCTCAGCAGCAGGGTCCCTTCCTGGAGCGCAGTGTGGGGGCCTCCATGCAGTCTCTGCCCCCCCGACCGCTGGCTCTGCCCCCCTCCCTCAGCACCATCCAGCACAGCCTGAGCCTCAAcg ACACCTTCCTGCGAGGGTTACCGAGGCCGATCCCGCTGCGTCCTGACGGTCAGCACCTTCCCCCCCGACTCGTCCCCCGCTGCCCCCTCAGCCTCCCCGACGCCAACAGCTTCGCCACCAGCCTGCGAGAGCTGGAGAAG tgtggcTGGTACTGGGGACCAATGAACTGGGAGGATGCAGAGATGAAGCTGAAGGGGAAACCAGACGGATCTTTTCTGGTTCGAGACAGTTCAGACCCGAGATACATCCTGAGCCTGAGCTTCAGATCGCAGGGAGTCACACACCACACACGCATGGAGCACTacagag GAACCTTCAGTCTGTGGTGTCATCCTAAGTTTGAGGACCGTTGTCACTCTGTGGTTGAGTTCATAGAGAGAGCCATCATGCACTCCAAGAACGGGAAGTTCCTCTACTTCCTGCGCTCCAGAGTCCCCG GTCTTCCTCCGACTCCGGTCCAGCTCCTGTATCCGGTCTCCAGGTTCAGCAGCGTTAAATCTCTGCAGCATCTCTGTCGCTTCTGCATCCGACAGCTGGTCCGGATAGACCACATCCAGGAGCTGCCTCTGCCCAC gCCTCTGATCGCGTATCTGAGGAAGTTTTATTACTACGACCCTGAGGAGGAGATCAGCCCGGTGCTGAAGGAGCGAGGAGCGACGCGAGGGTCCGAGCCCAGCAGCCAACCGGGCGTCGGGTCTCAGACGTAG